From a region of the Methanolinea sp. genome:
- the rpl4p gene encoding 50S ribosomal protein L4, which yields MKAQILALDGTVRGDIELPEAFDEEYRPDLIRKAVLALQSTRRQPHGTYPYAGIESSAVGWGSGRGVSHVPRIRTGSRAAKVPQAKGGREAHPPVVQKVLLQRINKKEKQKAFRSALAASASEERVRARGHLFPGPLPVVFEDGFENLEKTAEVIAALTAAGVFPDVERSKQSKKVRAGRGKMRGRRYKQRKSLLIVTGEKILKAAQNLAGVDVVTFDQLNTELLAPGTLPGRLTVFTESALMKLGGQ from the coding sequence ATGAAAGCACAGATCCTAGCACTTGATGGCACGGTTAGAGGGGACATTGAACTGCCCGAGGCGTTTGATGAAGAATACCGCCCCGACCTCATCAGAAAAGCTGTCCTTGCCCTCCAGAGCACCCGCAGGCAGCCGCACGGGACCTACCCCTACGCGGGTATCGAATCCTCGGCCGTGGGCTGGGGCAGTGGCCGGGGAGTATCACATGTTCCCCGTATCAGGACCGGCTCAAGGGCCGCGAAAGTTCCGCAGGCAAAGGGCGGGCGTGAGGCCCATCCGCCAGTGGTACAAAAAGTCCTCCTGCAGCGGATCAACAAGAAAGAGAAACAAAAGGCATTCAGATCAGCACTGGCAGCAAGCGCCTCGGAAGAACGTGTCCGGGCACGGGGGCACCTCTTTCCCGGGCCGCTTCCGGTGGTATTTGAGGACGGCTTCGAGAACCTGGAGAAGACTGCAGAAGTCATTGCTGCCCTGACTGCGGCGGGGGTGTTTCCCGATGTGGAGCGTTCCAAGCAGAGCAAGAAGGTGCGTGCCGGGCGGGGTAAGATGCGGGGCCGCCGCTACAAGCAGCGCAAGAGCCTGCTCATCGTTACCGGTGAAAAAATCCTGAAGGCGGCGCAGAATCTCGCCGGAGTTGACGTCGTGACGTTTGACCAGCTGAATACCGAGCTCCTTGCTCCGGGCACCCTCCCCGGCCGTCTCACGGTCTTTACCGAGAGTGCCCTCATGAAACTGGGAGGGCAGTGA
- a CDS encoding 50S ribosomal protein L3, translated as MPKINTPRKGSLAFSPRKRAKSQVPKYQSWSDYEGTPVLQGFAGYKVGMTHVVMVDDHRNSPTEGKDIMVPVTVIEIPAMKVAAIRAYARDTYGRHPLTEVWTEKPDPALDKRITLPASYDGAAARKKIEEAIAEGKVADIFVLMHTTPEKITGIPKKVPDLMEIRVAGGPVEGRYEFAKGLLGKEVSLASIIKPGSYADITAVTTGKGTQGPVKRWGIKLRKRKHSRGGKKRHIGNLGPWNPHHVRWQVPQAGQMGYQQRTEFNKRILSIGDNGSEITPSGGFLHYGVLRNPYVLVKGSIPGPAKRLIRIRPAIRQGEHVVRQPAIQFVSVQSKQG; from the coding sequence ATGCCAAAGATCAACACACCGCGAAAGGGATCCCTTGCATTCAGCCCCAGGAAGCGGGCAAAGAGCCAGGTCCCAAAATACCAGTCCTGGTCCGATTACGAGGGTACGCCGGTGCTGCAGGGATTTGCCGGGTACAAGGTGGGCATGACGCACGTGGTCATGGTGGATGACCACAGGAACAGCCCGACCGAAGGCAAGGACATCATGGTCCCGGTGACCGTCATCGAGATTCCTGCCATGAAGGTGGCAGCGATCCGGGCATATGCCCGGGATACCTACGGCAGGCATCCCCTGACCGAGGTATGGACAGAGAAACCGGATCCGGCCCTGGATAAGCGGATCACCCTGCCCGCATCATATGACGGTGCAGCAGCACGAAAGAAGATCGAGGAAGCGATAGCCGAAGGGAAGGTCGCCGACATCTTCGTCCTGATGCATACCACTCCTGAAAAGATCACCGGCATCCCAAAGAAGGTGCCCGATCTCATGGAGATCCGGGTAGCAGGAGGCCCGGTTGAAGGGCGTTACGAGTTCGCGAAGGGCCTGCTGGGAAAAGAGGTGAGCCTCGCGAGCATCATCAAGCCGGGATCCTATGCGGATATTACCGCGGTCACTACCGGAAAGGGTACCCAGGGCCCGGTCAAGCGCTGGGGGATCAAACTTCGCAAGCGGAAACACTCCCGGGGGGGCAAGAAGCGCCATATCGGAAACCTGGGTCCCTGGAACCCCCACCATGTCCGGTGGCAGGTGCCGCAGGCAGGGCAGATGGGATACCAGCAGCGGACGGAGTTTAACAAGAGGATTCTCTCAATCGGCGACAACGGGTCGGAGATCACCCCGTCCGGAGGGTTCCTCCATTACGGAGTTCTCCGCAACCCTTACGTGCTGGTGAAGGGATCCATCCCCGGACCTGCCAAGAGATTGATCAGGATCCGGCCTGCAATCAGGCAAGGAGAGCACGTTGTCAGGCAGCCCGCGATACAGTTCGTGAGCGTTCAGAGCAAGCAGGGGTGA
- a CDS encoding Tfx family DNA-binding protein — translation MKDGLLTDRQKEVLRYRKQGLTQQQIADIINTSKANVCTIEKSAMENIRRARDTLDFLYTLDATHLCTIEPGMDVLDVAPFIYQEAERIGIKVKYDTISLINKMREAIPGRLRARHIRDSIEVYINEEGDLYFG, via the coding sequence ATGAAAGATGGGCTGCTGACCGATCGCCAGAAAGAAGTACTGAGATACCGGAAGCAGGGGCTGACCCAGCAGCAGATTGCTGATATCATAAATACTTCGAAGGCAAATGTTTGCACGATTGAAAAATCGGCGATGGAGAATATCAGAAGGGCAAGAGACACGCTGGATTTCCTGTATACTCTCGACGCAACCCATCTCTGCACCATCGAGCCCGGGATGGACGTCCTCGATGTTGCCCCCTTCATTTACCAGGAAGCCGAGCGTATCGGCATCAAAGTCAAATATGATACCATCTCCCTCATCAACAAGATGCGGGAGGCGATTCCAGGACGGCTCCGGGCACGCCATATCAGGGACAGCATAGAAGTCTACATCAACGAAGAAGGGGATCTCTACTTCGGCTGA
- a CDS encoding F420-dependent methylenetetrahydromethanopterin dehydrogenase, whose amino-acid sequence MVVKVGVAKLGNIASGVMAELLLDERADREDMQTFMATSGTKLQPEDIDRVVNNMVAWKPDFAIVVSPNGVLPGPTGARERLAAAGIPVVFITDDVTTKKEWADIKEGKFGYIIMKGDAMIGARREFLDPIEMADYNGNLVKVLALTGAFRKLQMALDKVIDQVKAGKKGAELVLPKVVVSSDKAVEGEFTNPYALAKARAAYEIASAVAMVNVKGCFMTKEWEKYIPIVTSAHEMMRCAAVLCDEARELEKAADGIIRKPHKKDGVIVSKTKLISKPE is encoded by the coding sequence ATGGTAGTTAAAGTTGGCGTTGCCAAACTGGGCAACATCGCAAGCGGCGTAATGGCCGAACTCCTTCTCGACGAGAGGGCAGACCGTGAGGACATGCAGACCTTTATGGCAACCAGCGGAACCAAGCTTCAGCCAGAGGATATCGACCGGGTTGTCAACAACATGGTAGCATGGAAACCCGACTTTGCCATCGTTGTTTCGCCGAACGGGGTGCTGCCCGGCCCGACCGGCGCCCGCGAGCGTCTCGCTGCTGCCGGAATCCCGGTTGTCTTTATCACCGACGATGTCACCACCAAGAAGGAGTGGGCTGACATCAAGGAGGGCAAGTTCGGCTACATCATCATGAAGGGAGACGCCATGATCGGTGCCCGTCGGGAGTTCCTGGACCCCATTGAGATGGCTGATTACAATGGAAACCTGGTAAAGGTCCTTGCCCTCACCGGCGCGTTCCGCAAGCTGCAGATGGCGCTCGACAAGGTAATCGACCAGGTAAAAGCCGGAAAGAAGGGTGCGGAACTGGTTCTGCCCAAGGTTGTCGTCTCTTCTGACAAGGCGGTCGAGGGAGAGTTCACCAACCCCTACGCTCTCGCCAAGGCCCGTGCAGCTTACGAGATCGCATCCGCTGTCGCCATGGTCAATGTCAAGGGCTGTTTCATGACCAAGGAATGGGAGAAATATATCCCCATCGTCACCAGCGCTCACGAAATGATGCGCTGCGCTGCAGTCCTGTGCGATGAAGCCCGCGAGCTCGAGAAGGCTGCCGACGGCATCATCAGGAAACCCCACAAGAAGGACGGTGTGATCGTCTCCAAGACCAAACTGATCAGCAAGCCGGAGTAG
- a CDS encoding galactose-1-phosphate uridylyltransferase, whose product MFSVTEITLGESRLELREELLTGHRCKIAPARLNRRLDTVYRPPAPAPDCPFCRENVFSATPTFAGGDRICIGESLTFPNMFPFAEWHTVTVVTARHDGGVFSRSEILDALTGQIRAFEGIGGYKSINWNYLPSAGASIAHPHLQGLADRRAPALAEHYLNRSARYLARNGRSYWDDLADHEGNSPRFLFENELFWYAHHVPLGEREVRCILPLSTCEEFSSFAGQFADGLLRILSFYRDLGTYAFNMALFFDKNKNRNGFSSFCSIISRINPNVTSTSDTAFMERLHLEPVILTLPEEFGRDFKDRG is encoded by the coding sequence ATGTTCTCGGTGACCGAGATAACCCTGGGAGAGAGCAGGCTTGAGCTGCGCGAAGAACTGCTGACCGGCCACCGGTGCAAGATAGCCCCTGCCCGCCTGAACCGGCGGCTGGACACGGTATACCGGCCACCGGCTCCCGCCCCGGACTGCCCGTTCTGCAGGGAGAACGTCTTCTCTGCAACCCCGACATTTGCTGGCGGGGACCGTATCTGCATCGGTGAAAGCTTGACGTTTCCAAACATGTTCCCGTTTGCCGAGTGGCATACGGTAACGGTCGTCACCGCACGGCATGACGGAGGTGTATTCTCACGATCCGAGATCCTTGACGCCCTCACCGGGCAGATCAGGGCCTTTGAGGGAATCGGGGGGTACAAGAGCATCAACTGGAACTATCTTCCCTCAGCGGGAGCGAGCATCGCCCACCCCCACCTCCAGGGACTCGCTGACCGGCGGGCACCTGCCCTTGCCGAACACTACCTGAACCGGAGTGCCCGGTACCTGGCCAGGAACGGGCGGAGCTACTGGGACGATCTTGCCGACCACGAAGGAAACTCCCCCCGGTTCCTGTTCGAGAACGAGCTTTTCTGGTACGCCCACCATGTCCCCCTTGGTGAGCGGGAAGTCAGATGCATCCTCCCCCTCTCAACCTGTGAGGAATTCAGCTCATTCGCCGGGCAGTTCGCAGACGGGCTCCTCCGCATTCTGTCATTCTACCGGGATCTCGGAACCTATGCCTTTAATATGGCTCTTTTTTTTGACAAGAACAAAAACAGGAACGGATTTTCCTCGTTCTGTTCCATCATATCCCGGATAAACCCCAATGTTACATCGACGAGCGATACAGCATTCATGGAGCGACTCCACCTCGAGCCTGTAATCCTGACCCTCCCCGAGGAGTTCGGACGGGATTTCAAGGATCGGGGCTGA
- a CDS encoding 5,10-methylenetetrahydromethanopterin reductase has protein sequence MTTYGIEFVPGNVNVKQVVNFCKLAESKDIDYAWITNHYNNRHCYPTLAMIAAATTTLKMGPGIMNSFTDTPAAMASFFCTLNEISDGRAVLGIGPGDLSTLPKLAIQPEKPVGRLEEAVTQIRRLCAGEEVKKSGMQFFDYDGAKLTGVNLPGKKGVPIYIGAQGPKVLDLAGRVGDGALINASNPKDFGIAIPIIKAACDKVGKKGFDVGAYTAMSIDMNEKKARNAAKIVAAFIAAGSPPDLIARHGLDAAKVANIKNALAKFDFKTAGDNVDDKTIDAFTIAGTPDIVRQKCEDLAKAGVTQIIFGSPLGPDMTNSIRLLGKYVV, from the coding sequence TTGACAACGTATGGGATAGAATTTGTACCTGGCAATGTTAATGTCAAACAGGTGGTCAACTTCTGCAAGCTTGCAGAATCCAAGGATATTGACTATGCCTGGATCACAAATCACTACAACAACCGTCACTGCTACCCGACTCTCGCCATGATTGCCGCAGCAACCACCACCCTGAAGATGGGCCCGGGAATCATGAACTCCTTTACCGACACCCCGGCAGCGATGGCATCATTCTTCTGCACCCTCAACGAAATCTCCGACGGACGCGCCGTGCTGGGAATCGGCCCCGGGGATCTCTCAACGCTCCCGAAACTGGCAATCCAGCCCGAGAAACCAGTAGGACGTCTGGAAGAGGCAGTGACCCAGATCCGCAGGCTCTGTGCGGGCGAGGAAGTCAAGAAGTCAGGAATGCAGTTCTTTGATTATGACGGTGCAAAGCTCACTGGCGTGAACCTCCCCGGCAAGAAAGGTGTCCCGATTTATATCGGTGCCCAGGGCCCCAAGGTCCTTGACCTGGCCGGAAGGGTTGGCGATGGGGCGCTGATCAACGCATCCAACCCGAAGGACTTCGGAATCGCCATCCCGATCATCAAGGCCGCCTGCGACAAGGTCGGCAAAAAGGGCTTTGATGTCGGCGCCTACACTGCCATGTCCATCGACATGAACGAGAAGAAGGCCCGGAATGCAGCAAAGATCGTCGCCGCCTTCATCGCTGCCGGCTCTCCCCCTGACCTGATCGCACGCCACGGTCTCGATGCAGCGAAAGTGGCAAACATCAAGAACGCCCTTGCAAAATTCGATTTCAAGACTGCCGGGGACAATGTGGATGACAAGACCATAGACGCATTCACCATCGCCGGAACGCCGGACATAGTCCGGCAGAAGTGCGAAGACCTTGCCAAGGCCGGTGTCACCCAGATCATATTCGGATCCCCGCTGGGACCGGACATGACCAACTCCATCCGCCTGCTCGGCAAGTACGTCGTGTAA
- a CDS encoding dCTP deaminase: MILSSQEIEKRLGGRTRGGSLVIRPFSAECLQPASYDLRIAEDIVLPRCICTLAHSRELVGLPADLAATLRTRSSYGRRGVLVTAGYVDPGFRGQLTLGLVNMGPEPIEIHAGDRVVQMIIHQVSGGGRAYEGKYQDSTGAVGAR, translated from the coding sequence ATGATACTATCCTCGCAGGAAATTGAGAAACGGCTCGGGGGGCGGACCCGGGGCGGTTCCCTGGTCATCAGGCCGTTTTCTGCAGAGTGCCTGCAGCCAGCCTCATACGACCTTCGCATCGCGGAAGATATTGTGCTCCCCCGGTGTATCTGCACACTCGCCCATTCCCGCGAACTTGTCGGGCTACCGGCAGACCTTGCCGCAACCCTCCGGACACGGTCCTCGTATGGAAGGCGGGGAGTACTTGTGACTGCAGGGTACGTCGATCCCGGGTTCCGTGGCCAGCTGACGCTCGGACTCGTTAACATGGGGCCGGAACCGATAGAGATCCATGCCGGCGACCGGGTGGTCCAGATGATCATCCACCAGGTGTCCGGGGGTGGGAGGGCCTATGAGGGGAAATATCAGGACAGCACGGGAGCTGTCGGGGCCAGGTGA
- a CDS encoding carboxypeptidase regulatory-like domain-containing protein, whose product MQRYGVYLLASLLLIVSCSGSVSGGSVLIHVIATDDNITPVQGAYVYFNDTLAGKTDKEGFFELAFPGTGPAPIQIEKFGYDSWSGSADANATQVTVELQRSKMALLIHVYDADTMEPVEGAGVTIESNGVGNVTTSDSEGTARFFVMAHAAYRIDIEKEQYQPHTLEVEIGNVEKNVQVMLFRQDRFSLVVKDEGSGRPLPGARIFVEGIERGSTDQKGVLTLPLPRGKIYLIRVVREGYQDYNGRQVVEPDTAFLTVPLGKAPYTVFVSVYNEEKEPVEGARILIDNMPAGTTSRYGRAVLSNLTTGTYTLDVHREGYVSVVSPLTVAAQGEDIVIELAYQRVNVTLKAVEGSSKPVTLAKVTINGEEAGYTDAGGILSARLRAGLPTTILAEKEGYNPVTIVHTPDPSSETVPLTIRMDKNYTWLLLVIGGLFVVGILGAVLVLRSRGTGRVKRGRRGL is encoded by the coding sequence ATGCAGAGATACGGCGTCTATCTCCTCGCGTCCCTCCTCCTGATAGTCAGCTGTTCCGGGAGTGTTTCAGGAGGTTCCGTGCTCATCCATGTCATCGCGACCGATGACAACATCACCCCTGTCCAGGGGGCCTACGTATATTTCAACGACACCCTTGCCGGCAAAACTGACAAGGAGGGTTTCTTCGAGCTCGCCTTTCCAGGCACCGGTCCGGCACCAATTCAGATTGAAAAATTCGGCTACGATTCATGGTCGGGGTCTGCTGATGCGAATGCAACACAGGTAACGGTGGAATTGCAGCGGTCAAAGATGGCACTCCTGATCCACGTGTACGATGCTGACACGATGGAACCGGTCGAAGGCGCGGGAGTGACGATCGAATCGAACGGAGTCGGGAATGTCACGACTTCTGATTCGGAAGGGACCGCCAGGTTTTTCGTCATGGCGCATGCCGCATACCGGATAGATATCGAGAAAGAACAGTACCAGCCGCATACCCTCGAAGTTGAGATTGGGAATGTGGAAAAGAACGTCCAGGTCATGCTGTTCCGGCAGGATCGGTTCTCTCTCGTGGTGAAGGATGAAGGATCGGGACGTCCACTCCCCGGAGCCCGGATATTCGTCGAAGGAATTGAACGGGGAAGTACCGATCAGAAAGGAGTGCTCACCCTGCCGCTGCCAAGGGGCAAGATCTATCTCATCAGGGTTGTCAGGGAGGGGTACCAGGACTATAACGGGCGCCAGGTTGTCGAGCCTGATACCGCCTTTCTTACCGTCCCGCTCGGAAAAGCACCCTATACCGTCTTTGTGTCGGTATACAATGAAGAAAAAGAACCGGTCGAAGGTGCCCGGATTCTCATCGACAATATGCCTGCCGGAACGACAAGCCGGTATGGGAGGGCAGTGCTCTCAAACCTCACTACCGGCACGTATACCCTGGATGTGCACCGGGAAGGATACGTTTCGGTCGTATCTCCCCTGACCGTTGCCGCACAGGGCGAGGATATCGTCATCGAACTTGCCTATCAGAGGGTGAACGTGACCCTGAAAGCTGTTGAAGGCTCGTCAAAGCCCGTAACGCTGGCGAAGGTCACCATCAACGGAGAGGAAGCTGGATATACGGATGCCGGTGGTATATTGTCTGCCCGGCTCCGTGCAGGTCTTCCCACCACTATCCTGGCAGAAAAGGAAGGATACAATCCAGTAACCATCGTGCATACTCCCGATCCGTCCAGCGAAACCGTCCCTCTCACGATTCGCATGGATAAGAATTACACCTGGCTTCTTCTCGTGATTGGCGGACTGTTTGTTGTGGGAATCCTCGGGGCAGTGCTCGTTTTGAGGAGCCGGGGTACCGGTCGTGTAAAGAGAGGACGGAGAGGTCTCTGA
- a CDS encoding AMP phosphorylase — MKFTVKLIDIGTREVLLNIEDARSINALAGDRVQILNETTGVSVAAFVSTTTTLIQQGVVGIYRVTNEKLVVEDGDQVEVRLADRPSSLQFIKKKMDGERLTKDETLAVIRDVVNHDITPAELTAYVTACYINALDIAEVEHLTRAMVETGEQITFHTHPIVDKHSIGGVPGNKISLLVVPIIAASGLKIPKTSSRAITGAGGTADLMEVLAPVEFSAEEVQKMTLKAGGTIVWGGATNIAPADDRIIIQEYPFKIDARGQMIASVMAKKYAVGADLVVIDIPVGEGTKILNVQEGRKLAREFIEIGERLNMRVECALTYGDSPVGRSIGPKLEVREALRILEGEVEPGSLFQKSAAIAGIALEMSGKAARGMGGQMAADILKSGKALEKFLEIIEIQGGDPSVKSEDIVPGKYKFVVNAPASGYVVGMNNPALISMARNAGAPHDRGAGLLLHAKKGNRVEKGEPIFTIYAERSWRLEKAIEEGRRLMPVLVEGMLLDRVPHEIKWV, encoded by the coding sequence GATCGATATCGGAACCCGTGAAGTACTGCTCAATATCGAGGATGCCAGGAGTATTAATGCCCTTGCCGGTGACCGCGTACAGATCCTCAATGAGACCACCGGCGTCTCTGTGGCAGCATTCGTAAGTACCACCACTACCCTTATCCAGCAGGGAGTGGTGGGGATCTACCGGGTTACCAATGAGAAACTAGTGGTAGAGGATGGAGACCAGGTCGAAGTCAGGCTTGCCGATCGGCCAAGCTCGCTCCAGTTCATCAAGAAGAAGATGGACGGGGAACGGCTGACAAAGGATGAGACCTTAGCGGTGATCCGTGATGTGGTGAACCATGATATTACTCCGGCAGAGTTGACCGCATACGTCACAGCCTGCTATATCAATGCCCTGGATATTGCCGAGGTGGAACACCTCACCAGGGCCATGGTCGAGACAGGTGAGCAGATTACCTTCCACACTCATCCTATAGTCGACAAGCATTCGATCGGTGGTGTTCCAGGGAACAAGATATCCCTCCTGGTAGTGCCGATTATAGCGGCAAGCGGGCTGAAAATACCAAAGACCAGCTCGCGAGCCATCACCGGTGCCGGGGGCACCGCAGACCTGATGGAAGTCCTTGCCCCGGTAGAGTTCTCCGCAGAAGAAGTCCAGAAGATGACCCTGAAGGCCGGCGGGACAATCGTGTGGGGGGGAGCAACCAACATCGCACCCGCCGATGATCGAATCATTATCCAGGAATACCCTTTCAAGATTGACGCCCGTGGCCAGATGATTGCCAGTGTTATGGCCAAGAAATACGCGGTCGGAGCCGACCTGGTGGTTATCGATATCCCGGTCGGTGAGGGTACCAAAATCCTGAATGTTCAGGAGGGAAGGAAACTGGCACGGGAGTTCATCGAGATCGGCGAACGGCTGAACATGCGGGTGGAATGTGCTCTTACCTACGGGGATTCCCCTGTGGGGAGGAGCATCGGGCCGAAACTCGAGGTCAGGGAAGCACTCCGCATACTCGAGGGAGAGGTTGAGCCGGGATCGCTTTTCCAGAAGAGTGCTGCCATCGCCGGCATTGCCCTGGAGATGTCCGGAAAGGCCGCCCGTGGAATGGGTGGCCAGATGGCAGCAGATATCCTCAAGAGCGGGAAGGCTCTTGAAAAATTCCTTGAGATCATTGAGATCCAGGGAGGAGATCCCTCCGTGAAGTCTGAAGACATAGTCCCCGGGAAGTACAAATTTGTGGTCAATGCGCCCGCAAGCGGGTATGTCGTGGGAATGAATAACCCTGCGCTCATCAGCATGGCACGCAATGCCGGCGCACCTCACGATCGCGGTGCAGGGCTCCTGCTCCATGCCAAGAAGGGGAACCGGGTGGAGAAGGGCGAACCGATCTTCACCATTTATGCTGAACGGAGCTGGCGACTGGAGAAGGCTATCGAAGAGGGAAGGCGCCTGATGCCGGTGCTGGTTGAAGGGATGCTGCTTGACCGCGTCCCCCATGAGATAAAGTGGGTGTGA